One stretch of Corallococcus exiguus DNA includes these proteins:
- the cysD gene encoding sulfate adenylyltransferase subunit CysD: protein MSYELSHLEALEAESIFIIREVAAELDRPVLLFSGGKDSAVMLHLAVKAFWPAPLPFPLMHVDTGHNFPEVIQYRDERVAELGARLIVASVQEAIDAGKLTEEKGPRASRNRLQTQPLLEAIEKNGFNAVFGGARRDEEKARAKERVYSFRDEFGQWDPKNQRPELWSLYNGRHRRGEHLRVFPLSNWTELDIWQYIGRENVALPSIYYTHRREVFRRDGMLMAWSPFMSMIPGETVTTETVRFRTVGDMTCTACVPSTASTVAQVIDEVTASRVTERGASRADDKFSETAMEDRKREGYF, encoded by the coding sequence GTGAGCTACGAGCTTTCACATCTTGAGGCGCTGGAAGCCGAGTCCATCTTCATCATCCGGGAAGTCGCGGCGGAGCTGGACCGGCCGGTGCTGCTCTTCTCCGGTGGGAAGGACTCCGCGGTGATGTTGCACCTGGCGGTCAAGGCCTTCTGGCCCGCACCGCTGCCGTTTCCGCTGATGCACGTGGACACGGGGCACAACTTCCCGGAGGTCATCCAGTATCGCGATGAACGGGTGGCGGAACTGGGCGCGCGGCTCATCGTCGCGTCCGTGCAGGAGGCCATCGACGCGGGGAAGCTGACGGAGGAGAAGGGTCCTCGCGCATCCCGCAACCGCCTGCAGACGCAGCCGCTGCTGGAGGCCATCGAGAAGAACGGCTTCAACGCCGTCTTCGGCGGCGCCCGGCGCGACGAGGAGAAGGCCCGCGCGAAGGAGCGCGTGTATTCCTTCCGCGACGAGTTCGGCCAGTGGGACCCGAAGAACCAGCGGCCGGAGCTGTGGTCGCTCTACAACGGCCGCCACCGCCGCGGTGAGCACCTGCGCGTGTTCCCCCTGTCCAACTGGACCGAGCTGGACATCTGGCAGTACATCGGCCGGGAGAACGTGGCGCTGCCGTCCATCTACTACACGCACCGGCGCGAGGTGTTCCGCCGGGACGGCATGCTGATGGCCTGGTCGCCCTTCATGTCCATGATTCCCGGCGAGACGGTGACGACGGAGACGGTGCGCTTCCGCACCGTGGGCGACATGACGTGCACCGCGTGCGTGCCGTCCACCGCGTCCACGGTGGCGCAGGTCATCGATGAGGTGACGGCCTCCCGCGTGACGGAGCGTGGCGCCAGCCGCGCGGACGACAAGTTCTCTGAGACGGCGATGGAAGACCGCAAGCGCGAGGGATACTTCTAG